In Passer domesticus isolate bPasDom1 chromosome 32, bPasDom1.hap1, whole genome shotgun sequence, the following are encoded in one genomic region:
- the KCNJ10 gene encoding ATP-sensitive inward rectifier potassium channel 10: MSLTCPRVPQMTSSTKVYYSQTTQTDSRPLMGPGLRRRRVLTKDGRSNVRMEHISDKRFLYLKDLWTTFIDLQWRYKLLLFSATFAGTWFAFGVVWYLVAAAHGDLLEFEPPANHTPCVMQVHTLTGAFLFSLESQTTIGYGFRYISEECPLAIVLLITQLVLTTILEIFITGTFLAKIARPKKRAETIKFSQNAVVAQHDGKTCLMIRVANMRKSLLIGCQVTGKLLQTHLTKEGESVRLNQLNVDFQVDTSSDSPFLILPLTFYHVVDEASPLRDVSLRSGDGDFELVVILSGTVESTSATCQVRTSYLPEEILWGYEFTPAISLSASGKYVADFSLFDRVVKVAAPCCHHEAVRFGDPEKVKLEESLREAEREGEGAPLSVRISNV, encoded by the coding sequence ATGTCCCTcacgtgtccccgtgtcccgcaGATGACGTCCTCCACCAAGGTGTACTACAGCCAGACCACGCAGACCGACAGCCGCCCGCTGatggggccggggctgcggcggcgCCGCGTGCTGACCAAGGATGGCCGCAGCAACGTGCGCATGGAGCACATCTCGGACAAGCGCTTCCTGtacctcaaggacctgtggacCACCTTCATCGACCTGCAGTGGCGCTAcaagctgctgctcttctccGCCACCTTCGCCGGCACCTGGTTCGCCTTCGGCGTGGTGTGGTACCTGGTGGCGGCGGCGCACGGCGACCTGCTGGAGTTCGAGCCGCCCGCCAACCACACGCCGTGCGTGATGCAGGTGCACACGCTGACCGGCGCCTTCCTCTTCTCCCTGGAGTCGCAGACCACCATCGGCTACGGCTTCCGCTACATCAGCGAGGAGTGCCCGCTGGCCATCGTGCTGCTCATCACCCAGCTGGTGCTGACCACCATCCTGGAGATCTTCATCACCGGCACCTTCCTGGCCAAGATCGCGCGGCCCAAGAAGCGCGCCGAGACCATCAAGTTCAGCCAGAACGCGGTGGTGGCGCAGCACGACGGCAAGACCTGCCTGATGATCCGCGTGGCCAACATGAGGAAGAGCCTCCTGATCGGCTGCCAGGTCACCGGGAAGCTGCTGCAGACCCACCTCACCAAGGAGGGCGAGAGCGTCCGGCTCAACCAGCTCAACGTGGACTTCCAGGTGGACACGTCCTCGGACAGCCCCTTCCTCATCCTGCCGCTGACCTTCTACCACGTGGTGGACGAGGCCAGCCCGCTGCGGGACGTGTCCCTGCGCTCGGGGGACGGCGACTTCGAGCTGGTGGTCATCCTCAGCGGCACCGTGGAGTCCACCAGCGCCACGTGCCAGGTGCGCACGTCCTACCTGCCCGAGGAGATCCTGTGGGGCTACGAGTTCACGCCGGCCATCTCGCTGTCGGCCAGCGGCAAGTACGTGGCCGACTTCAGCCTCTTCGACCGCGTGGTCAAGGTGGCGGCGCCCTGCTGCCACCACGAGGCCGTGCGGTTCGGGGACCCCGAGAAGGTCAAGCTGGAGGAGTCGCTGCGGGAGGCGGAGCGCGAGGGGGAGGGCGCCCCGCTCAGCGTCCGCATCAGCAACGTCTGA
- the F11R gene encoding junctional adhesion molecule A: protein MSPPHPKIRPPHALGPRPLPAGATPVSTATPGPAPSRCHWPEVTARSPIGRRSPPFPLTNQTTREALNRPISERRFEPAGGAANEGAEGAWPRGTWRERGQPRGQRGQPRGQPGTQPGTERGQPRGHRGQPGTERGHRRARPGPGLPLLLLLLGALAALAAAQVTSEDQEVPEHKPVEIRCTAFRSSSGSARIEWKFQRGSSLALIYYGGELTEPYRGRVQFSPTSIRFQSVTREDSGKYICEVVGDGSQIAKSEVNLIVQVPPGKPLAHVPSSATVGARAVLRCSEAQGSPPPTFRWYKDGTELPQDPKSSPAFRNSSYSLDPRTGELVFEPVGGWDTGDYHCEASNNVGTPQKSDVFRMEASEVNVGGIVAAVVLLLLVLALAAFGVWFAYRRGYFSKKTE from the exons atgtCGCCCCCGCACCCCAAAATTCGCCCCCCCCACGCTCTCGGCCCG CGCCCCCTACCGGCCGGAGCCACCCCTGTTTCCACGGCAACGCCAGGCCCCGCCCCTTCGCGCTGCCATTGGCCAGAAGTTACAGCGCGCTCTCCCATtggccgccgctccccgccctTCCCCTTAACCAATCAAACCACGCGGGAGGCCCTGAACCGACCAATCAGCGAGCGCCGCTTCGAaccggcgggcggggcggccaATGAGGGCGCGGAGGGGGCGTGGCCGCGCGGCACCTGGCGGG agcggggacagccccggggacagcggggacagccccggggacagcccgggacacagcccgggacagagcggggacagccccggggacaccggggacagcccgggacagAGCGGGGACACCGCCGGGCACggcccgggccggggctgccgctgctgctgctgctgctgggggcgCTCG CCGCGCTGGCCGCAGCCCAGGTGACCTCGGAGGACCAGGAAGTGCCGGAGCACAAAC CCGTGGAGATTCGCTGCACCGCGTTCCGCTCCAGCTCCGGCAGCGCCCGCATCGAGTGGAAATTCCAGAGGGGCTCGTCCCTGGCTCTGATCTACTACGGGGGGGAGCTCACGG AGCCGTACCGGGGCCGTGTCCAGTTCTCGCCCACGTCCATCCGGTTCCAGTCGGTGACGCGCGAGGACAGCGGGAAGTACATCTGCGAGGTGGTGGGGGATGGCAGCCAGATCGCCAAGTCCGAGGTCAACCTCATCGTCCAGG TGCCCCCGGGGAAGCCGCTGGCACACGTGCCCAGCTCGGCCACGGTGGGCGCGCGGGCGGTGCTGCGCTGCTCCGAGGCGCAGGGCTCGCCGCCGCCGACCTTCCGCTGGTACAAGGATGGCACCGAGCTGCCCCAggaccccaaatccagccccgCCTTCCGCAACTCCTCCTACAGCCTGGACCCGCGCACGGGGGAGCTG GTCTTTGAGCCCGTGGGGGGCTGGGACACGGGCGATTATCACTGCGAGGCCTCCAACAACGTGGGCACCCCCCAGAAATCCGACGTGTTCCGCATGGAAGCCA GCGAGGTGAACGTGGGCGGCATCGTGGCCGccgtggtgctgctgctcctggtcctGGCGCTCGCTGCCTTCGGCGTCTGGTTCGCCTACAGGCGCGGCTACTTCAGCA aaaaaacagagtga
- the USF1 gene encoding LOW QUALITY PROTEIN: upstream stimulatory factor 1 (The sequence of the model RefSeq protein was modified relative to this genomic sequence to represent the inferred CDS: inserted 1 base in 1 codon) yields MKGQQKAAETEEGTVQIQEGSVATGEDPTSVAIASIQSAATFPDPGVKYVFRTEGGGTQVMYRVIQVADGQLDAQTEGTSAISGYPATQSMTQAVIQGAFTSEDAVETEAAPSETHYTYFPAAGVADGAAATAATAATAVVTTQSSEALLGQPTPTGQFFVMMSPQEVLPGGAQRSIAPRAHPYSPKSEAPRATRDEKRRAQHNEVERRRRDKINNWIVQLSKIIPDCSMENTKSGQSKGGILSKACDYIQELRQSNLRLSEELQGLDQLQMDNEVLRQQVEELKNKNLLLRXQLRQHGLEIVIKNDTH; encoded by the exons ATGAAGGGG CAGCAAAAAGCAGCTGAGACCGAGGAGGGGACGGTGCAGATCCAGGAAG GCTCGGTGGCCACGGGCGAGGACCCCACGAGCGTGGCCATCGCCAGCATCCAATCGGCCGCCACCTTCCCCGACCCCGGCGTCAAGTATGTGTTCAGGACCGAGGGCGGCGGCACGCAG GTGATGTACCGGGTGATCCAGGTGGCTGACGGGCAGCTGGACGCGCAGACCGAGGGCACCAGCGCCATCAGCGGCTACCCGGCCACACAGTCCATGACACAG gCGGTGATCCAGGGCGCGTTCACGAGCGAGGACGCGGTGGAGACGGAGGCGGCTCCCAGCGAGACGCACTACACCTACTTCCCTGCGGCGGGCGTGGCCGACGGCGCCGCCGCCACCGCGGCCACCGCGGCCACCGCCGTGGTCACCACGCAGAGCTCCGAGGCGCTGCTGGGCCAGCCCACGCCCACAG gGCAGTTTTTCGTGATGATGTCACCACAGGAGGTGCTCCCGGGGGGGGCCCAGCGCTCCATCGCCCCCCGCGCACACCCCTACTCCCC GAAGTCGGAGGCTCCCCGAGCCACGCGGGACGAGAAGCGCCGGGCACAGCACAACGAAG TGGAGCGCCGGCGCCGGGACAAGATCAACAACTGGATCGTGCAGCTGTCCAAGATCATCCCCGACTGCTCCATGGAGAACACCAAATCCGGACAG AGCAAGGGCGGGATCCTGTCCAAGGCCTGCGACTACATCCAGGAGCTGCGGCAGAGCAACCTGCGCCTGAgcgaggagctgcagggcctggACCAGCTGCAGATGGACAACGAGGTGCTGCGCCAGCAG GTGGAGGAGCTGAAGAACAAGAACCTGCTGCTGC CGCAGCTGCGCCAGCACGGGCTGGAGATCGTCATCAAGAACGACACCCactga